Below is a window of Hydrogenimonas sp. SS33 DNA.
TGACAACGCTTTCTTGAATATATCGCCTGGCTGTTCGAGAAAGGTTGTTGGAAGGGGCCAGATCGACTTTGCGATGCAGTTTTTTCTCCAAAAACTGTTTGATCTCCTCGATCCGCTTCATGGCGTAAAATCCGCCGAATTTTTGCAAAAACGTAGGCTCCACGTGATATAACAGATCGAGATCGCTATCTTCCCTCAACTCTCCCGATGTAAATGACCCGAATATCCCATCGATGACAAAGCCATCTTCCTGCAACATTTTTTTGCATTCGCGGAGCGTTTGCAATATGAAAGGCTCTAAAATTGTCGTTCGTTTTTCAAGCATATTCGGATTATTCCATAACCAGCTTCAATCTTCCCTTATCGGCCCATAACCGCCCCCGCCCGGCGTCTCGATGCGCACCACGTCGCCGGGAAAGACCTGCAGCCGGGCCTTGG
It encodes the following:
- a CDS encoding nucleotidyltransferase domain-containing protein; amino-acid sequence: MLEKRTTILEPFILQTLRECKKMLQEDGFVIDGIFGSFTSGELREDSDLDLLYHVEPTFLQKFGGFYAMKRIEEIKQFLEKKLHRKVDLAPSNNLSRTARRYIQESVVNVL